One window of Novosphingobium sp. P6W genomic DNA carries:
- a CDS encoding cell wall hydrolase, whose amino-acid sequence MLPPLAPFASDAAPAAMGGFLAEGAFERPRDFSGQYSRRARGIGRHPIKLRRRWTLGVAVFAAVALPAFAEPNGLGGGWDRFSIADAGTQETSVLPMPFEQSGASFPGSAFYYLDTDAAPLRVGEGIRSDADDTVSGPTLGAGPTARALRIDNSGVDRSRALQCLTAAIYYEAASEPDAGQRAVAQVVLNRVAHPAYPKTVCGVVYEGSERPTGCQFSFTCDGALARRPQSMFWDRAENVARQALSGYVYTPVGLATHYHTVQVSPYWAPSLNYLGTIGAHRFYSMRGAAGAPATFRYAYFGGEPMAAPHRHDDSSGSAAAAAALDPLAVQRAFGLTAEPAAMKQSPAPQIAPTAAPAYSSQVEERGGDALYRAQNLPGSQGIKAEYANSGRWIANPGN is encoded by the coding sequence GTGCTTCCACCCCTTGCCCCTTTCGCATCTGACGCTGCTCCGGCGGCCATGGGCGGATTCCTGGCAGAGGGAGCGTTTGAACGCCCGCGTGATTTCTCCGGCCAGTACTCAAGGCGTGCCCGCGGCATCGGTCGACACCCGATCAAGCTGAGGCGGCGCTGGACGCTGGGCGTCGCCGTATTCGCCGCCGTGGCACTGCCCGCCTTCGCCGAACCCAACGGGCTGGGCGGCGGATGGGACCGCTTCTCCATCGCCGATGCCGGGACGCAGGAAACTTCAGTCCTGCCCATGCCCTTCGAGCAATCGGGCGCAAGCTTCCCCGGCTCGGCCTTCTACTACCTCGACACCGACGCTGCCCCCCTGCGCGTAGGCGAAGGCATCCGCTCGGACGCCGACGACACCGTTTCCGGCCCTACCCTCGGCGCCGGCCCAACCGCGCGGGCGCTGCGCATCGACAACTCCGGCGTGGACCGGAGCCGCGCGCTTCAGTGCCTGACAGCCGCGATCTATTATGAAGCCGCAAGCGAACCCGACGCCGGGCAGCGCGCCGTGGCCCAGGTCGTCCTGAACCGTGTCGCTCATCCGGCCTATCCAAAGACCGTTTGCGGCGTCGTCTACGAAGGCTCGGAACGGCCGACCGGCTGCCAGTTCTCATTCACCTGCGACGGTGCGCTTGCCCGCCGCCCGCAGTCCATGTTCTGGGACCGCGCCGAGAACGTCGCGCGCCAGGCGCTGTCGGGCTATGTCTACACTCCGGTGGGCCTCGCCACGCATTATCACACGGTCCAGGTCAGTCCCTATTGGGCGCCTAGCCTCAATTACCTCGGCACCATCGGCGCCCACCGGTTCTACAGCATGCGCGGCGCCGCCGGAGCCCCGGCCACGTTCCGCTACGCCTATTTCGGCGGCGAACCGATGGCCGCACCCCACCGCCATGACGACAGTTCCGGCTCAGCAGCGGCCGCCGCCGCGCTCGACCCGCTGGCAGTGCAACGCGCCTTCGGCCTGACTGCCGAGCCCGCTGCAATGAAGCAATCCCCTGCCCCGCAGATTGCCCCCACCGCAGCCCCCGCCTATTCCTCGCAAGTCGAGGAACGCGGCGGCGACGCGCTCTACCGCGCGCAGAACCTGCCGGGCTCGCAAGGCATCAAGGCGGAATACGCGAACTCGGGCCGCTGGATCGCCAACCCCGGCAATTGA
- the mdh gene encoding malate dehydrogenase: MARKKIALIGAGNIGGTLAHLAAQKELGDIVLFDIAEGIPQGKALDLSQCGPVEGFDASITGTNDYADIAGADVVIVTAGVPRKAGMSRDDLLQINLKVMKAVGEGLKQYAPDAFVICITNPLDAMVWALREFSGLPANKVVGMAGVLDSARFSTFLAWEFGVSIRDVNTFVLGGHGDTMVPVVQYSTVNGIPVPDLIKMGLTTQEKIDAIVQRTRSGGGEIVGLLKTGSAFYAPAASAISMAEAYLNDQKRILPVAAYVDGQYGVDGLYVGVPAMIGADGIEKVIEIELDEEAKGNFQVSVDAVKELLVACKAIDGSLA; encoded by the coding sequence ATGGCTCGTAAGAAGATTGCCCTTATCGGCGCAGGCAACATTGGCGGCACGCTCGCCCACCTCGCCGCGCAGAAGGAACTGGGCGATATCGTCCTGTTCGACATTGCCGAGGGCATTCCCCAGGGCAAGGCGCTCGACCTGTCGCAGTGCGGCCCGGTTGAAGGCTTCGATGCCTCCATCACCGGCACCAACGACTACGCCGACATTGCCGGCGCGGACGTCGTCATCGTCACCGCAGGCGTGCCCCGCAAGGCCGGCATGAGCCGCGACGACCTGCTGCAGATCAACCTCAAGGTCATGAAGGCCGTGGGCGAAGGCCTGAAGCAGTACGCACCCGACGCGTTCGTCATCTGCATCACCAACCCGCTCGACGCGATGGTCTGGGCGCTGCGCGAATTCTCGGGCCTGCCCGCGAACAAGGTCGTCGGCATGGCCGGCGTTCTCGACTCGGCACGTTTCTCGACTTTCCTCGCCTGGGAATTCGGCGTTTCGATCCGTGACGTGAACACGTTCGTGCTCGGCGGCCACGGCGACACCATGGTGCCGGTCGTGCAGTACTCGACCGTCAACGGCATCCCCGTGCCCGATCTCATCAAGATGGGTCTCACCACCCAGGAGAAGATCGACGCGATCGTGCAGCGCACCCGTTCGGGCGGCGGCGAGATCGTCGGCCTGCTCAAGACCGGTTCCGCCTTCTACGCTCCGGCAGCTTCGGCAATCTCGATGGCCGAAGCCTACCTCAACGACCAGAAGCGCATCCTGCCCGTCGCCGCCTATGTCGACGGCCAGTACGGCGTTGACGGCCTCTACGTTGGCGTGCCGGCAATGATCGGTGCCGATGGCATCGAGAAGGTCATCGAAATCGAGCTGGACGAAGAAGCCAAGGGCAACTTCCAGGTCTCGGTCGACGCGGTCAAGGAACTGCTGGTGGCCTGCAAGGCCATCGACGGCAGCCTCGCCTAA